The following proteins are co-located in the Acidimicrobiales bacterium genome:
- a CDS encoding TauD/TfdA family dioxygenase, translated as MDIDVTDTGVDVVGRARSAHLDWGWLLDHSDDPASVDAATGQRKGQTFGAETPPAPAVTIDAQRVSLEWPNRITSVSLGLIASVVDLPEPQPGNKDITAIGQHGAHLWDGARPTSVEAVGFAGLVDGSELGRFVGGLQQRGFAVVEDVPLGRQGVEAVAERIGYVRRTIFGDVWELAADVSGHADSAYSQVFLGPHTDATYMHDAPGLQLFVCQEWAAQGGRTILTDGFAAAERIWSSAPEQASLLANNDVVGRYVEPGVYLQAARPALRLDRFGQLVQVSYNNYDRAAFHLGDSDHRFRLAYAALAREVDDQAHWITLDWAPGRALVFDNWRVLHAREQFSGIRRFLGAYLNHEDLESAVRLNLT; from the coding sequence ATGGATATCGACGTCACCGACACGGGCGTAGACGTCGTCGGTCGGGCCCGGTCGGCTCATCTCGACTGGGGATGGCTGCTCGACCACAGCGACGACCCGGCCAGCGTCGACGCTGCGACCGGTCAGAGGAAGGGCCAAACCTTCGGCGCAGAGACCCCGCCGGCACCAGCGGTGACCATCGACGCGCAACGGGTGTCGCTCGAGTGGCCCAACCGGATCACCTCGGTGTCGTTGGGGCTGATCGCCTCGGTTGTCGACCTTCCTGAGCCACAGCCCGGCAACAAGGACATCACCGCCATCGGTCAGCACGGGGCGCACCTGTGGGACGGCGCGCGGCCAACGTCCGTCGAAGCGGTCGGCTTCGCAGGCCTGGTCGACGGCAGCGAGTTGGGTCGATTCGTCGGTGGTTTGCAACAGCGCGGGTTCGCCGTCGTAGAGGACGTTCCCCTGGGACGGCAGGGCGTCGAAGCCGTTGCCGAACGCATCGGCTATGTGCGGCGGACCATATTCGGCGATGTGTGGGAGCTGGCCGCTGATGTATCGGGCCATGCCGACAGCGCCTATTCGCAGGTGTTCCTGGGGCCACACACCGACGCGACCTACATGCACGACGCCCCGGGCTTGCAACTGTTCGTGTGCCAGGAATGGGCCGCCCAGGGCGGACGCACGATCTTGACCGACGGTTTCGCGGCAGCCGAGCGGATCTGGTCGAGCGCCCCCGAGCAAGCAAGTCTGCTGGCCAACAACGACGTGGTCGGGCGCTATGTCGAACCCGGGGTTTATCTGCAGGCGGCAAGGCCTGCGCTGCGGCTGGACCGGTTCGGCCAACTGGTGCAGGTGAGCTACAACAACTACGACCGCGCGGCCTTCCACCTGGGTGACTCAGACCACCGTTTCCGGCTGGCCTACGCAGCGCTGGCACGCGAGGTGGACGATCAGGCTCACTGGATCACGCTCGATTGGGCGCCTGGCCGCGCTCTGGTGTTCGACAACTGGCGCGTGCTGCACGCCAGAGAACAGTTCAGTGGAATCAGGCGTTTTCTGGGCGCCTACCTGAACCACGAAGATCTCGAGAGCGCCGTCAGGCTGAACCTGACCTGA
- a CDS encoding methyltransferase domain-containing protein, which produces MKRHVAENRRHWDASADQWVEMGERAWAASEPTWGIWAVPQADAPLLPDDMTGLRAIELGCGTGYVSAWMHRRGATVTAIDNSAKQLATAARLASEHEITDIEWIHGNAEEVDKPDQSYDFAISEYGAAIWCDPRVWVPEAARLLRPGGRLVMLGNSPLAIVCIPPDGSATDHRLHRSYFELGEVDWTEAEVDPGGIEFNLPISAWFELFRSSGFTVENYLELRAPADASGTHYETPAVWARHYPSEQVWFVRRN; this is translated from the coding sequence ATGAAACGCCACGTCGCAGAGAACAGAAGGCACTGGGACGCCAGCGCGGACCAGTGGGTCGAGATGGGCGAGCGTGCCTGGGCTGCGTCGGAGCCCACGTGGGGCATCTGGGCCGTTCCTCAGGCCGATGCGCCACTGCTGCCCGACGACATGACCGGCCTTCGAGCGATCGAGCTGGGATGTGGCACCGGATATGTATCGGCGTGGATGCACAGGCGAGGGGCCACGGTCACCGCCATCGACAACTCGGCGAAGCAGCTGGCCACAGCGGCACGATTGGCTTCCGAGCACGAAATCACCGACATCGAGTGGATCCACGGAAATGCCGAAGAGGTCGACAAGCCCGATCAGAGCTACGACTTCGCGATCAGCGAATACGGTGCCGCTATCTGGTGCGATCCCAGGGTCTGGGTTCCCGAGGCGGCGCGCCTGCTCCGGCCTGGCGGTCGTTTGGTGATGCTGGGCAACTCCCCGCTGGCGATCGTGTGCATTCCGCCAGACGGATCTGCCACCGACCATCGGCTGCATCGCAGCTACTTCGAGCTGGGCGAGGTCGACTGGACCGAGGCCGAGGTCGACCCAGGCGGCATCGAGTTCAACCTGCCGATCTCAGCGTGGTTCGAGCTGTTCAGATCGTCGGGCTTCACCGTCGAGAACTATCTCGAACTGCGCGCCCCGGCCGACGCGTCGGGCACCCACTACGAGACGCCGGCTGTTTGGGCCCGCCACTACCCTTCCGAGCAGGTGTGGTTCGTGCGTCGCAACTAG
- a CDS encoding acyl-CoA dehydrogenase family protein, which produces MIAVDEFRRQARSWIAQNKSSAPPDWGAIMPPERREQGMQWQSRLFEAGYAGIHWPVEYGGRGLSVAHHTAWAEECQSAGVPSILNMVGLVLAAGALMGFGTEAQRQAHLPETVRGQRVWCQLFSEPGAGSDLASLSTKAERDGDTWVVNGQKVWCSGGRASDWGILLARTEPDARKHEGISFFVIDMHSPGVEVRPLKQMTGEAEFDEVFFTDVHLPADALIGDRGQGWMIAMATLTNERGHIGGSGKAIQRALDELLADGRRLDPVKRDRLMALYAAGRAYLLMAERQGSQASAASSLGKLAMTLFRFDLAEFRADAEGPQAMLDGAGSRGLMAAPGGWFGGGTSQVQRNIIGERILGLPREPRP; this is translated from the coding sequence ATGATCGCAGTCGACGAGTTCCGCCGGCAGGCCCGCAGCTGGATCGCCCAGAACAAGTCTTCGGCCCCACCCGACTGGGGTGCGATCATGCCTCCCGAACGACGCGAACAGGGTATGCAGTGGCAAAGCCGCCTGTTCGAGGCCGGGTATGCGGGCATTCACTGGCCCGTCGAGTACGGCGGCCGCGGTCTCAGTGTGGCGCACCACACAGCGTGGGCCGAAGAGTGCCAGTCTGCGGGTGTGCCGTCGATCCTGAACATGGTGGGTCTGGTTCTGGCTGCGGGTGCTCTCATGGGTTTCGGTACCGAAGCACAGAGGCAGGCTCACCTACCCGAGACCGTTCGCGGTCAGCGGGTTTGGTGCCAGCTGTTCTCCGAACCAGGGGCCGGGTCAGATCTGGCCTCCTTGTCGACCAAAGCCGAACGCGACGGCGACACATGGGTCGTCAACGGCCAGAAGGTCTGGTGTTCGGGCGGCAGAGCCTCAGACTGGGGCATCCTGTTGGCCCGCACCGAACCCGACGCCCGCAAACACGAAGGAATCTCGTTCTTCGTGATCGACATGCACTCGCCCGGCGTCGAGGTGCGGCCGCTCAAGCAGATGACCGGCGAGGCCGAATTCGACGAGGTCTTCTTCACCGACGTTCACCTGCCGGCCGATGCGCTGATAGGAGACCGCGGTCAAGGCTGGATGATCGCCATGGCAACGCTCACGAACGAACGCGGGCACATCGGCGGTTCCGGAAAGGCGATTCAGCGAGCCCTCGACGAGCTGTTGGCCGATGGTCGCCGGCTCGACCCGGTCAAGCGTGATCGGCTGATGGCGTTGTACGCGGCCGGGCGTGCGTACCTGCTGATGGCCGAGCGGCAGGGTTCACAAGCCTCGGCTGCATCATCGCTGGGCAAGCTTGCGATGACCCTGTTTCGGTTCGACCTGGCAGAGTTTCGCGCCGATGCCGAAGGGCCCCAGGCGATGCTCGACGGTGCCGGTTCGAGGGGCCTCATGGCCGCGCCCGGCGGGTGGTTCGGTGGGGGAACCAGTCAGGTGCAAAGAAACATCATCGGAGAGAGAATCCTGGGCCTGCCGCGCGAGCCCAGGCCCTGA
- a CDS encoding acyl-CoA dehydrogenase family protein, with protein MDFNIPSDIQDLLDRLDEFIESQIKPLERSDDNIRFFDHRREDARTDWDRGGLPNEEWEALLHKVKRMADEAGFYRYPVSEEYGGMNGTNLGMALIREHLARKGLGLHNDLQNEHSIVGNNVGLLLMIAYGTDEQKAEWIDDLAEGRRGFAFGITEPEHGSDATHMETVAVRDGDEWIINGEKTWNTGIHKASHDLIFARTSGKPGDGDGITCFLVPANSDGFEVVEYLWTFNMPSDHAHVRLTDVRVSDAAIFGGEGRGLQVVQHFFNENRIRQAASSLGAAQFCIDEAVEYAMQRKPFGKALSTNQGIQFPLVELQARAEMLRALIHKTAWIMDTEGAFMASDKVSMCNYQANRLCCDAADQAMQVHGGLGYSRHKPFEHIYRHHRRYRITEGADEIQMRRVAGYMFGYMSQQKPKGVR; from the coding sequence GTGGACTTCAACATCCCCTCAGACATCCAGGACCTGCTCGACAGGCTCGACGAGTTCATAGAGTCTCAGATCAAGCCCCTAGAGCGCTCCGACGACAACATCCGCTTCTTCGATCACCGACGCGAAGATGCCCGCACTGACTGGGATCGCGGCGGCCTGCCCAACGAGGAATGGGAAGCGCTGTTGCACAAGGTCAAGCGGATGGCCGACGAGGCTGGCTTCTATCGCTACCCGGTCTCCGAGGAGTACGGGGGCATGAACGGAACCAACCTGGGTATGGCTCTCATCCGCGAACACCTGGCCCGCAAGGGTCTGGGCCTGCACAACGATCTGCAGAACGAGCACTCGATCGTGGGCAACAACGTCGGCCTGTTGCTGATGATCGCCTATGGCACCGACGAGCAGAAGGCCGAATGGATCGACGATCTCGCCGAAGGTCGGCGAGGTTTTGCGTTCGGCATCACCGAGCCCGAGCACGGCTCGGACGCCACCCACATGGAGACCGTGGCGGTTCGTGACGGTGATGAGTGGATCATCAACGGGGAGAAGACCTGGAACACCGGCATCCACAAGGCCAGCCACGATCTGATCTTTGCCCGCACCAGCGGCAAGCCCGGCGATGGTGACGGGATCACCTGTTTCCTGGTTCCTGCCAACAGCGACGGTTTCGAGGTGGTCGAGTACCTGTGGACGTTCAACATGCCAAGCGACCACGCCCATGTGAGGCTCACCGATGTCAGGGTTTCCGACGCTGCGATCTTCGGCGGTGAGGGTCGAGGCCTGCAGGTCGTTCAGCACTTCTTCAACGAGAATCGCATACGCCAGGCGGCCTCCAGCCTGGGGGCGGCCCAGTTCTGCATCGACGAGGCGGTCGAATACGCGATGCAGCGCAAGCCGTTCGGCAAGGCTCTGTCGACCAACCAGGGCATCCAGTTCCCGCTGGTCGAGTTGCAGGCTCGTGCCGAGATGTTGCGGGCGTTGATCCACAAGACGGCCTGGATCATGGACACCGAGGGGGCCTTCATGGCCTCGGACAAGGTGTCGATGTGCAACTACCAGGCGAACCGTCTGTGTTGCGATGCCGCCGACCAGGCGATGCAGGTGCACGGGGGTTTGGGGTATTCACGCCACAAGCCCTTCGAACACATCTATCGCCACCATCGCCGGTACCGGATCACCGAGGGCGCTGACGAGATCCAGATGAGGAGGGTGGCCGGCTACATGTTCGGCTACATGTCGCAGCAGAAGCCGAAGGGTGTGCGATAG
- a CDS encoding L-threonylcarbamoyladenylate synthase, protein MQRLRLDPEGDNTNAYVEAAQILRAGGLVAFPTETVYGLGALALDERAIRKIFAAKGRPPDDPLIVHVRPQWDLTDLVADVPALARELIDAFWPGPLTIVMKKGPAVPSAVTSGLPDVALRAPDHWLAASLLDVVAEPLAAPSANRFSYVSATTADHVEDDLGDSVDLILDGGPASAGIESTVVRVDGSDVIILRHGALTAERLRLGVPRIGRVSSAVRDDDASASPGRMLKHYSPATRTVAMQAGANPKGLDSGERPCLLTYSEHALEPLEGWTTVALGAREDLDQVARDLYSKLRECDRRGHDLIVIELTGLPGLGAALDDRITRAASGRVLGR, encoded by the coding sequence GTGCAAAGGCTGCGACTCGACCCGGAGGGCGACAACACAAACGCCTACGTCGAGGCAGCGCAGATATTGCGGGCGGGTGGCTTGGTCGCCTTCCCGACCGAGACCGTCTATGGCCTTGGTGCCTTGGCGCTGGACGAACGCGCCATCAGGAAGATTTTCGCGGCCAAGGGGCGCCCGCCCGACGATCCCTTGATCGTTCATGTCAGACCCCAGTGGGATCTCACCGATCTGGTTGCCGACGTGCCGGCACTGGCCCGAGAGTTGATCGACGCGTTCTGGCCCGGCCCGCTGACCATTGTCATGAAAAAGGGACCTGCGGTTCCCTCGGCAGTGACATCGGGGTTGCCTGATGTGGCGCTGCGGGCCCCCGATCATTGGCTGGCAGCTTCACTGCTGGACGTGGTGGCCGAGCCGCTTGCGGCTCCCAGCGCCAATCGTTTCAGCTACGTCAGCGCGACCACAGCCGACCATGTCGAAGACGATCTCGGTGACAGCGTCGACCTGATCCTCGACGGGGGCCCCGCCAGCGCAGGCATCGAATCGACCGTAGTGAGGGTCGATGGCTCGGACGTGATCATTCTGCGGCACGGGGCGCTGACAGCCGAGCGGCTGCGACTCGGGGTACCCCGAATCGGCCGTGTCTCGTCGGCGGTGAGAGACGACGACGCCTCGGCCAGTCCGGGCAGGATGCTGAAGCACTATTCGCCCGCGACCCGCACCGTCGCCATGCAAGCCGGCGCCAATCCCAAGGGCCTCGACTCTGGCGAAAGGCCCTGCCTGTTGACCTATTCCGAGCACGCCCTGGAACCCCTCGAGGGTTGGACAACAGTGGCGTTGGGCGCCAGGGAAGACCTCGATCAGGTGGCAAGGGATCTCTACAGCAAGCTGCGTGAGTGCGATCGGCGCGGACACGACCTCATCGTCATCGAGTTGACCGGTCTTCCCGGTCTCGGGGCAGCGCTCGATGATCGCATCACCAGGGCGGCGTCGGGCAGAGTCTTGGGCCGATGA
- a CDS encoding MFS transporter, producing the protein MTSESTATSLRRLILPVYLPWGAFSFGMGMMLPILPLYLEEIGLSFTTLSLVMAATGVGATLGGLPVGAATRRLGENKMLVGSVTAMAVLSAVLGLTQVAGLLILIRLATGMSTVGIRLSRQAYVARTVEGQLRGRAMSLMGGLSRLGFFIGPPLGGVLTDQIGFAKTFAICGVVFACGAIPIAALGHERRIQDAAPAEREGRLLATLRPYWRHLVTSSIGPALIIAARRGRLIVIPLIADELGLSATAVGLIVAVGTGADLLLFPVSGYVMDRFGRLYATIPAFGLMGLGLLLLGTVDSTAGVTLAGAVVGVGNGLSAGTLLTMGSDLAPPDIRAAFLAGFGSLQDLGGVLGPIIVGWSADQIGLDASAIALAVVLFLAIMHLAFVVGETRDITH; encoded by the coding sequence ATGACCAGCGAGTCGACGGCAACGTCTCTACGCCGCCTGATCCTGCCCGTCTATCTGCCGTGGGGTGCCTTCAGTTTCGGCATGGGCATGATGCTGCCGATCCTGCCGCTGTATCTAGAGGAGATCGGTCTGTCGTTCACGACCCTGTCGCTCGTGATGGCAGCGACGGGCGTTGGCGCAACGCTCGGAGGCCTGCCGGTCGGCGCGGCTACCCGCCGGTTGGGCGAGAACAAGATGCTGGTCGGCTCGGTGACGGCGATGGCCGTCCTGTCTGCTGTGCTCGGGCTGACACAGGTGGCCGGACTGCTCATCTTGATCCGGCTGGCAACTGGCATGTCGACCGTCGGCATACGACTGTCGCGCCAGGCCTATGTGGCCAGGACCGTGGAAGGCCAGCTCCGGGGCCGGGCGATGTCGCTGATGGGCGGCCTGTCGCGCCTCGGATTCTTCATCGGACCACCTTTGGGAGGCGTTCTAACCGACCAGATCGGTTTCGCCAAGACCTTCGCGATCTGTGGGGTGGTGTTCGCTTGCGGTGCCATCCCCATAGCTGCCCTGGGCCACGAGCGACGGATCCAGGACGCCGCGCCGGCCGAGCGTGAAGGACGCCTGTTGGCGACTCTGCGCCCATACTGGCGACACCTGGTCACGTCGTCGATCGGCCCGGCGCTGATCATCGCTGCCCGCCGCGGGCGCCTGATCGTCATCCCGCTCATCGCCGACGAGCTGGGCCTGTCGGCCACGGCCGTCGGGTTGATAGTTGCGGTCGGCACCGGTGCCGATCTGCTGCTGTTCCCGGTGTCTGGATACGTGATGGACCGATTCGGCCGCCTGTACGCAACGATTCCCGCCTTCGGGCTGATGGGCCTCGGTCTGTTGTTGCTGGGAACCGTCGACAGCACCGCCGGCGTAACCCTCGCTGGAGCTGTGGTCGGTGTCGGCAACGGATTGAGCGCCGGCACGCTTCTGACCATGGGGAGCGATCTGGCCCCGCCAGACATCAGGGCCGCGTTCTTGGCCGGCTTCGGTTCACTCCAGGACCTGGGCGGTGTCCTCGGGCCGATCATCGTCGGCTGGTCAGCAGATCAGATCGGGCTCGATGCGTCAGCGATCGCTTTGGCGGTGGTGTTGTTCCTGGCCATCATGCACCTCGCGTTCGTCGTCGGAGAGACCCGCGACATCACCCACTGA
- a CDS encoding BTAD domain-containing putative transcriptional regulator codes for MGEVSPLDRSRRRAPVGASDAMLRPHRFVPPSVAAGVAPRRRIQRQLVHRHATRLTLLAAGAGTGKTTALALAYHGNQLAPRGTDWWLTCQPDDIDAHQLLASIALAARIGPISDPEELSSAVASMAPEPVCLILDDLHHLGTEAGEANRLIQWLCDQLPSNAHLVLSTRREPPLALSRWEAQRELTRISPDDLLLTEDEALDIGGQQVLNLGGWPALVSLASQHADYRRFLHEEVLPHLSNDERIALDHLAALREMDSETLVALTGQEPAVLAPIPLVSRRSDGWEAHRLWSEVLDIDAGPIRAAAFRSLMERSEHHAAVELMLRTRGEDRDLLAAVREAIISKHQPPAARVSTWAASFPDQLRDSPEFSFVEGLAIRADKPSSPKCRSAFDAAAAGFRSRGDIEAEAAALGQVVFSTYVSRDMPRLMASMQRVGELTVAGSRSARQITTIGGAMLALAAGDPQAVIERVAELEPDRLAPTLSALAKWMEAGALAQLGRPSSDAARASSDLWPHLPGTADSVLWALLREGSWEQIIETIGSEPGMAGGRDRFLWLAFKASALACLGKLDEADHCLFEARKLSDATNWRALVQLRMVEAVLALQRGDISTATNHMLQSTGDHPVDSVARAMYLVAPRLVLELIPDQRDELVAHMNGPLHRRDLELYDALAAWRAGSPDEMAEVGWPEHPGEILTALFLDGMVEFLLAATSCGRPEARAGWEWLFSTVGEPARALVRRAASSQTPGQQQAASTVLAEVPVPPSEPRAVRILGHSELLIGDKAVDAADWRRERVRSLLGYLIVHPAATREAVMSALWPDADSDAARRNLRTTLNLLQRVLEPERVSGDAPYFVRSDGTTLALNTERIRVDVWEFETSLETARRLREDGLVSQATDHLDAAVDTYRGDFLADADEADWVNEQRWSLRSRLLVALLESAQAHLAMHHQDRALAHARRAAAMEPWSEPAHLIVLRSLLARGDTAEARRAAVKCSEVLAEVGGAADPELDDLLQTLSGRAPL; via the coding sequence ATGGGAGAAGTGTCGCCGCTGGATCGTTCGCGCCGCAGGGCCCCTGTCGGTGCGTCGGACGCAATGCTGCGGCCCCATCGGTTCGTTCCTCCGAGCGTGGCGGCCGGGGTCGCTCCACGCCGGCGCATCCAAAGGCAGTTGGTGCACCGGCACGCCACGCGCCTGACGTTGCTGGCAGCCGGTGCAGGCACGGGCAAGACGACCGCACTGGCTCTGGCCTATCACGGGAACCAGCTGGCACCCAGGGGTACCGACTGGTGGCTGACGTGCCAGCCAGACGACATCGACGCACACCAACTGCTGGCATCGATCGCCCTGGCTGCACGGATCGGGCCGATCTCTGACCCTGAAGAACTCTCATCGGCCGTCGCGAGCATGGCGCCAGAACCCGTATGCCTGATCCTCGATGATCTCCATCACCTCGGAACCGAAGCCGGAGAGGCCAATCGCCTCATCCAGTGGCTGTGCGATCAACTTCCCTCAAACGCTCACCTCGTTCTGTCGACGCGGCGCGAGCCGCCGCTGGCTCTTTCTCGATGGGAAGCGCAGCGGGAGCTGACCAGGATCTCGCCTGATGACCTGTTGTTGACCGAGGACGAAGCGCTCGACATCGGTGGTCAGCAGGTACTGAACCTGGGTGGCTGGCCGGCCCTCGTCTCGCTCGCCTCTCAGCACGCCGACTACCGGAGGTTCCTCCATGAGGAGGTGCTGCCACATCTCTCGAACGACGAACGGATCGCCCTCGATCACCTGGCAGCCCTTCGAGAGATGGACAGCGAGACACTTGTAGCCCTCACCGGACAAGAGCCGGCGGTGCTTGCACCGATCCCGCTCGTCAGTCGTCGCAGCGATGGTTGGGAGGCGCATCGGCTCTGGTCAGAAGTGCTCGACATCGATGCCGGCCCCATACGCGCAGCCGCATTCAGGTCCTTGATGGAGCGCTCCGAGCACCACGCGGCGGTCGAGTTGATGCTGCGGACCCGCGGCGAAGACCGGGACCTTCTGGCTGCGGTCAGGGAGGCGATCATCTCGAAACACCAGCCGCCGGCGGCGCGGGTGAGTACCTGGGCTGCATCGTTCCCTGATCAGCTGCGCGACAGCCCCGAGTTCAGCTTTGTCGAGGGGCTGGCCATCCGCGCCGACAAGCCGTCCAGCCCGAAATGCCGGAGCGCCTTCGATGCCGCCGCAGCAGGTTTCAGGAGCCGGGGCGACATCGAAGCCGAAGCTGCTGCGCTCGGGCAGGTCGTCTTCAGCACCTACGTGAGCCGCGACATGCCACGCCTCATGGCTTCGATGCAACGGGTAGGCGAGTTGACGGTCGCCGGCTCGAGGTCGGCCAGGCAGATCACCACGATCGGCGGAGCGATGCTGGCCTTGGCGGCCGGCGATCCCCAGGCCGTCATTGAGCGCGTGGCCGAGCTGGAACCCGATCGTTTGGCGCCGACCCTGTCGGCCCTGGCGAAATGGATGGAGGCGGGTGCTCTGGCACAGCTGGGGCGACCGTCGTCGGATGCCGCCCGAGCCTCGAGCGATCTTTGGCCTCACCTTCCTGGAACCGCCGACTCGGTTCTGTGGGCGTTGCTACGCGAGGGATCCTGGGAACAAATCATCGAGACGATCGGGTCGGAACCGGGGATGGCCGGCGGCCGGGACCGCTTCCTCTGGCTGGCCTTCAAGGCCAGCGCCCTGGCGTGCCTCGGCAAACTCGACGAAGCCGACCACTGCCTGTTCGAGGCTCGCAAGCTGAGCGATGCCACGAACTGGCGGGCCCTCGTGCAGTTGCGCATGGTCGAAGCCGTGCTCGCCTTGCAGCGCGGCGATATCTCAACTGCGACGAACCACATGCTGCAGAGCACTGGCGACCATCCAGTCGACTCTGTAGCCCGGGCTATGTATCTGGTCGCTCCTCGGTTGGTGCTCGAGTTGATTCCCGACCAACGCGACGAGCTCGTCGCCCACATGAACGGGCCTCTGCACAGACGGGATCTCGAGTTGTACGACGCGCTGGCGGCTTGGCGGGCCGGCTCGCCGGACGAGATGGCCGAGGTCGGGTGGCCAGAACATCCAGGGGAGATCCTCACCGCACTGTTCCTCGACGGGATGGTCGAGTTCTTGTTGGCGGCGACCAGTTGTGGCCGGCCGGAGGCACGGGCTGGGTGGGAGTGGCTGTTCTCGACCGTGGGAGAACCGGCCAGGGCTCTGGTCAGGCGCGCAGCTTCGTCACAGACGCCTGGTCAGCAACAGGCGGCGAGCACCGTGCTGGCCGAGGTGCCGGTTCCGCCTTCTGAACCCAGGGCAGTACGAATCTTGGGGCACAGCGAACTGCTGATCGGCGACAAGGCGGTCGATGCCGCCGACTGGCGCCGTGAACGGGTGCGGTCTCTGCTCGGCTATCTGATCGTCCACCCAGCGGCGACGCGCGAAGCGGTCATGTCGGCGCTGTGGCCCGACGCCGATTCGGACGCAGCACGCCGCAACCTGAGAACGACCCTGAACCTGCTTCAGCGCGTCCTCGAACCCGAGCGGGTATCGGGTGACGCGCCCTATTTCGTCCGCTCTGACGGCACCACCCTTGCGTTGAACACCGAACGCATACGGGTCGATGTGTGGGAGTTCGAGACATCTCTCGAAACGGCACGGCGTCTGCGCGAGGACGGACTGGTTTCACAGGCGACAGACCATCTCGATGCCGCTGTCGATACCTACAGGGGCGACTTCCTCGCAGACGCCGACGAGGCCGACTGGGTGAACGAGCAGAGGTGGTCGTTGAGGTCGCGGCTGCTCGTAGCCCTGCTCGAGTCGGCCCAAGCCCACCTGGCCATGCACCATCAGGACAGGGCGCTGGCCCACGCACGACGCGCCGCAGCGATGGAGCCTTGGAGCGAACCGGCCCACCTCATCGTGCTGCGGAGCCTTCTGGCTCGCGGCGACACGGCAGAAGCTCGCCGGGCCGCCGTCAAGTGCAGCGAGGTCCTCGCCGAGGTCGGCGGAGCCGCCGACCCCGAGCTGGACGACTTGTTGCAGACGCTCTCTGGGCGCGCGCCTCTCTAG